One region of Candidatus Peribacteraceae bacterium genomic DNA includes:
- the map gene encoding type I methionyl aminopeptidase yields the protein MSQFQILTDAQMGIAREGGKILRGALDEVSKAAREGLRTSELDRIAEEYIRSRKGEPVFKGYHGYPASLCISINDECVHGIPGSRELQRGDMVGLDCGVKYRGLCTDACVTVVIGEPTEEQRRLLDATQTALKNAVGLIRSGVRVGDISARIQEEVEGRGFFCMHALTGHGLGENLHQFPDIPNLGEAGTGPRIPAFTMLAIEPITSVGTRKIREGSDGWTLHTADGSLSAHFEHTVLVLPDGGEVIA from the coding sequence ATGTCCCAGTTCCAGATCCTCACGGATGCGCAGATGGGCATTGCCCGCGAGGGCGGAAAGATCCTGCGCGGCGCATTGGATGAAGTGTCGAAGGCGGCGCGGGAAGGCCTGCGCACGAGCGAGCTGGACCGCATCGCTGAGGAGTACATCCGTTCCCGGAAAGGGGAACCGGTTTTCAAGGGCTACCACGGGTATCCGGCGTCCCTGTGCATCTCCATCAATGACGAATGCGTGCACGGCATCCCCGGCAGCCGGGAATTGCAGAGGGGGGATATGGTCGGCCTCGATTGCGGCGTGAAGTACAGGGGGCTCTGCACCGATGCGTGCGTCACGGTGGTCATCGGCGAGCCGACGGAAGAGCAGAGGCGCCTGCTCGATGCCACGCAGACCGCTCTCAAGAACGCCGTAGGCCTGATCCGTTCCGGCGTCCGCGTCGGGGACATTTCCGCGCGTATCCAGGAAGAGGTGGAGGGGAGGGGGTTCTTCTGCATGCACGCTCTCACGGGGCACGGCTTGGGGGAGAACCTGCACCAGTTCCCGGACATTCCCAACCTGGGCGAGGCGGGCACGGGGCCGCGGATTCCGGCGTTCACCATGCTGGCCATTGAACCCATCACTTCCGTGGGCACACGGAAAATACGCGAAGGGAGCGACGGATGGACACTGCACACGGCGGACGGGTCCCTTTCTGCCCATTTTGAGCACACCGTGCTGGTTTTGCCCGACGGGGGGGAGGTGATTGCATGA
- the rpmJ gene encoding 50S ribosomal protein L36: protein MKVRPSVKPRCKDCRLVLRRNGKGKVIRRIVCKNPRHKQRQG, encoded by the coding sequence ATGAAAGTCCGTCCCTCCGTCAAACCGCGTTGCAAAGATTGCCGTCTCGTCCTCCGCCGCAACGGCAAGGGGAAGGTGATCCGCCGCATCGTGTGCAAGAACCCGCGTCACAAGCAGCGGCAAGGGTAG
- the rpsM gene encoding 30S ribosomal protein S13 — protein MLRISGVVLPGRKRIEISLTAIKGIGRPLSRRILNELSISLHAHADDLSETDAARIRSRVEKELTEGELMRKVSMDIKRLQDIGTWRGYRHRRKLPVRGQTSRRNARTKRGKKKTGLSGRTVLTKT, from the coding sequence ATGCTTCGTATCTCCGGCGTCGTTCTCCCAGGCCGAAAGCGCATCGAGATCTCCCTCACGGCGATCAAAGGCATCGGGCGCCCGCTCTCCCGGCGCATCCTCAACGAACTCAGCATCAGCCTGCACGCCCATGCCGACGACCTTTCCGAAACGGATGCCGCCCGCATCCGCTCGCGCGTGGAGAAGGAACTCACGGAAGGCGAGTTGATGCGCAAGGTCTCCATGGACATCAAACGCCTGCAGGATATCGGCACGTGGCGCGGCTACAGGCACCGCCGCAAGTTGCCGGTCCGCGGGCAGACCTCCCGCCGCAACGCGCGCACGAAGCGCGGCAAGAAGAAGACGGGGTTGTCCGGGCGCACCGTTCTTACGAAGACATGA